Proteins encoded in a region of the Vicia villosa cultivar HV-30 ecotype Madison, WI unplaced genomic scaffold, Vvil1.0 ctg.000587F_1_1, whole genome shotgun sequence genome:
- the LOC131629636 gene encoding glutathione S-transferase DHAR1, mitochondrial-like, whose amino-acid sequence MALEIAVKAAVGAPTVLGDCPFSQRALLTLEEKKVPYNIHLIDVSNKPAWFLEVNPGGKVPVVKFDGKWVPDSDVIVGILEEKYPEPPLVTPPQFSSVGSNIFGTFVSFLKSKDSNDGTEQALLAELNALEEHLKANGPYVAGEKVSAVDLSLAPKLYHLTVALGHFKKWTIPESLTNVNNYVKLLFTRESFKKTKAEEKYVIAGWEPKVNP is encoded by the exons ATGGCTCTCGAGATCGCCGTCAAGGCCGCCGTTGGTGCTCCGACTGTTCTCGGAGACT GTCCATTTTCACAAAGAGCACTGTTAACTTTGGAAGAGAAGAAGGTTCCATACAATATTCACCTAATTGATGTCTCTAACAAACCTGCATG GTTTTTGGAAGTGAATCCAGGAGGGAAGGTTCCGGTAGTTAAGTTTGATGGAAAATGGGTTCCTGATTCTGATGTTATTGTGGGGATTCTTGAAGAGAAATACCCTGAACCACCTCTTGTTACTCCTCCTCAATTTTCATCAGT TGGATCAAACATATTTGGGACTTTTGTGAGCTTTTTGAAGAGCAAGGATTCAAATGATGGAACAGAGCAAGCTTTGCTTGCTGAACTGAATGCTTTGGAGGAACATCTTAAGGCCAAT GGTCCATATGTTGCCGGTGAGAAGGTCTCTGCCGTTGATTTGAGTTTGGCACCAAAACTTTACCATCTAACGGTTGCTCTTGGCCACTTCAAGAAGTGGACTATTCCCGAGAGTTTGACTAATGTTAACAACTACGTCAAG CTGCTCTTCACTCGTGAATCATTTAAGAAAACCAAGGCTGAAGAGAAATATGTCATCGCCGGATGGGAACCAAAGGTCAATCCATGA